The following proteins are encoded in a genomic region of Arachis stenosperma cultivar V10309 chromosome 4, arast.V10309.gnm1.PFL2, whole genome shotgun sequence:
- the LOC130976413 gene encoding probable pectate lyase 8, with the protein MEVQSLRCFISLCVLLALLSIGANASNYNEKQITESSNVGEANSQSLENSPMAKRSDNDDSSNLHAVDNPEEIASMVDMSIRNHTVRRNLNFFSCGTGNPIDDCWRCDRRWYLRRKRLATCAIGFGRNAIGGRDGRYYVVTDPSDDDAVNPKPGTLRYAVIQDRPLWIVFKRDMIITLKQELIMNSFKTIDGRGFNVHIARGACITVQFVTNIIIHGIHIHDCIQTGNAMVRSSPSHYGWRTLADGDGISIFGASHIWIDHNSLSNCSDGLIDAIMGSTAITISNNYFTHHNEVMLLGHSDSYVRDKQMQVTIAYNHFGEGLVQRMPRCRHGYFHVVNNDYTHWEMYAIGGSADPTINSQGNRYLAPLDHFAKEVTKRVLTTESTWKKWNWRSDGDLMLNGAYFTSSGAGNAASYARASSLGAKSSSLVGTLTSAAGVLNCRRGFMC; encoded by the exons ATGGAGGTTCAGTCTCTGCGATGCTTCATCTCCCTCTGCGTTCTGCTCGCGCTGCTTTCAATTGGCGCCAATGCAAGCAACTACAACGAGAAACAGATCACAGAATCAAG CAATGTAGGAGAAGCGAATTCGCAGAGCTTGGAGAATTCTCCAATGGCGAAAAG GTCAGATAATGATGATTCATCAAATTTGCATGCAGTTGATAATCCAGAGGAGATAGCTTCCATGGTTGATAT GAGCATCCGCAATCACACGGTAAGAAGGAATCTGAACTTCTTCTCATGTGGGACCGGGAACCCAATAGACGACTGCTGGCGCTGCGACCGCCGCTGGTACCTCCGACGCAAGCGCCTCGCCACCTGCGCCATTGGCTTCGGCCGCAACGCCATCGGAGGCCGCGACGGCCGGTACTATGTCGTCACGGACCCGTCCGACGACGACGCCGTGAACCCGAAGCCCGGCACCCTCCGCTATGCCGTGATCCAAGACAGGCCTCTCTGGATCGTGTTCAAGCGCGACATGATCATCACACTCAAGCAAGAGCTCATCATGAACAGCTTCAAGACAATCGACGGCCGCGGCTTCAACGTCCATATCGCCCGCGGTGCCTGCATCACCGTCCAGTTCGTCACCAACATTATCATTCACGGCATCCACATCCACGACTGCATCCAAACCGGTAACGCCATGGTTCGCAGCTCTCCTTCGCATTACGGCTGGAGAACCCTCGCTGACGGTGATGGCATCTCTATCTTCGGCGCCAGCCATATCTGGATTGACCATAACTCCCTGTCTAATTGCTCTGATGGGCTTATTGATGCCATCATGGGATCTACTGCCATTACAATTTCTAACAACTACTTCACTCACCACAATGAG GTTATGTTACTGGGCCATAGTGATTCTTATGTAAGAGACAAGCAGATGCAAGTCACCATTGCTTATAACCATTTTGGGGAGGGTCTAGTCCAAAGGATGCCAAG GTGTAGACATGGATATTTTCACGTGGTAAACAATGATTATACCCACTGGGAAATGTATGCAATTGGTGGCAGTGCCGATCCCACAATTAACAGCCAAGGCAATAGATACCTTGCCCCTCTGGATCATTTTGCTAAGGAG GTGACAAAGAGAGTATTAACAACAGAATCCACATGGAAAAAATGGAATTGGAGGTCTGATGGAGACCTTATGTTGAATGGTGCCTATTTCACTTCATCAGGAGCAGGAAATGCAGCTAGCTATGCTAGAGCCTCAAGTTTGGGGGCCAAATCTTCTTCTTTGGTTGGAACTCTTACGTCTGCTGCTGGTGTTCTTAACTGCCGCAGGGGTTTCATGTGTTAA